Proteins found in one Rhodothermus sp. genomic segment:
- a CDS encoding helix-turn-helix domain-containing protein, producing the protein MKQGERFCPVYAAIELLQEKWTLHIIRALLEAPRGFNELARAIGGCNSATLAQRLERLTALGVIEKEITSYMPPRTCYSLTEAGRALEEVMQAIEAWGRRYLRVPG; encoded by the coding sequence GTGAAGCAAGGGGAACGTTTCTGTCCGGTTTATGCAGCGATCGAGTTATTGCAGGAGAAGTGGACGTTGCACATCATCCGGGCGCTGTTAGAGGCGCCGCGGGGGTTCAACGAGCTGGCGCGGGCTATCGGAGGGTGCAACTCCGCCACGTTGGCGCAGCGGCTGGAGCGATTGACCGCGCTGGGTGTGATCGAAAAAGAGATAACGTCGTACATGCCGCCCCGTACCTGCTACAGTCTGACAGAAGCTGGACGGGCACTGGAGGAGGTGATGCAGGCGATTGAGGCGTGGGGACGGCGTTATCTTCGGGTGCCGGGTTGA
- a CDS encoding DoxX family protein, whose product MEGVFWVGRILFGGYFVLSGLNHLLQLNQMASYAATKKVPAPKLAVIVTGLMLLAGGLSVLTGLYVQLGLWLLVIFLVVVTPWMHNFWTVQDSMQRMGEQVNFFKNVGLLGATLLLLYLWS is encoded by the coding sequence ATGGAGGGCGTATTCTGGGTAGGCCGCATCCTGTTTGGTGGATACTTTGTGCTGAGCGGCCTGAATCACCTGCTTCAGCTAAATCAGATGGCATCGTATGCGGCCACTAAAAAGGTACCGGCACCCAAACTGGCAGTTATCGTCACAGGCCTGATGTTGCTGGCCGGCGGTCTGAGTGTTCTGACCGGCCTGTATGTACAGCTCGGTCTGTGGTTGCTGGTCATCTTCCTGGTGGTTGTGACGCCCTGGATGCACAATTTCTGGACCGTGCAAGATTCTATGCAACGCATGGGCGAACAGGTAAACTTCTTCAAAAATGTCGGGTTGCTGGGTGCCACGCTACTGCTGCTGTACCTCTGGAGCTAA